In Kryptolebias marmoratus isolate JLee-2015 linkage group LG4, ASM164957v2, whole genome shotgun sequence, the following proteins share a genomic window:
- the comtb gene encoding catechol O-methyltransferase B isoform X1, with protein sequence MWVSYLNKAMTEHSGHEADPVETLRRDLSEIGQQTHTHEAILRSLSNQQDINTQRTEQIMAMVQTLVSRTSVTDAQPQGAAASRVPSPPRMSANRSIATPVPDKYAGDAAACRGFLLQCSLVFNSSPHCFPRDENKIAYVVGLLTGKALRWAEARFQDYPNFGVSFQKFVEEFRSIFGQDLDTTALSRNLWRLRQGQRSVAEFSIDFRTQAAALGWDSGALKSAFFQALNGSIRDELMLLDEPKTLDELMTLAIRIDGRLRDRNRDRLGRRSPWGGVSTSGPSPVPPHPDPEPMQIGRTRLSPEERQRRLESRLCLFCGESGHFIAACPLRTGTKLPGRVRQ encoded by the coding sequence atgtgggtcagttATCTGAACAAAGCCATGACAGAACACTCCGGCCACGAGGCTGACCCAGTGGAGACTCTCAGAAGAGACCTCTCAGAGATTGGACAACAAACTCATACTCACGAAGCAATTCTCCGCTCTCTTTCTAATCAGCAGGACATCAACACTCAGAGAACGGAGCAGATAATGGCGATGGTTCAGACGCTTGTTTCCCGGACCAGCGTTACCGACGCCCAGCCACAAGGGGCAGCAGCGTCTAGAGTACCATCACCACCTCGGATGTCGGCTAATCGAAGTATAGCTACACCCGTTCCTGATAAGTACGCCGGTGACGCAGCTGCGTGCCGTGGTTTTCTTCTTCAGTGCAGTTTGGTGTTCAACAGTTCCCCCCACTGTTTCCCCAGAGATGAAAATAAGATAGCGTATGTGGTCGGACTGTTGACCGGTAAGGCCTTACGTTGGGCGGAGGCCCGTTTCCAGGACTACCCAAACTTTGGGGTGTCTTTTCAGAAGTTTGTAGAGGAATTCAGGAGTATTTTTGGCCAGGATTTAGATACAACCGCTCTGTCTCGTAATCTATGGAGGCTCAGACAGGGACAGAGATCAGTGGCTGAATTTTCCATTGATTTTCGGACTCAGGCAGCTGCTTTGGGTTGGGATTCGGGTGCACTAAAGAGTGCGTTTTTTCAAGCTCTTAATGGTTCCATCCGAGATGAACTGATGTTACTAGATGAGCCTAAGACTCTGGATGAACTTATGACATTGGCGATTCGTATCGACGGTCGTCTTAGGGATAGAAACAGAGACAGGCTTGGGCGGAGATCTCCGTGGGGGGGCGTTTCTACTTCAGGTCCGTCACCTGTTCCACCTcatcctgatccagaacctatGCAGATAGGTCGCACCCGCCTGTCACCTGAGGAGAGGCAGAGAAGGTTGGAGTCTagattatgtttgttttgtggtgaGTCTGGGCATTTTATAGCCGCATGCCCCCTCAGGACAGGGACTAAGCTCCCCGGGAGAGTCCGTCAGTAG
- the comtb gene encoding catechol O-methyltransferase B isoform X2 has product MAMVQTLVSRTSVTDAQPQGAAASRVPSPPRMSANRSIATPVPDKYAGDAAACRGFLLQCSLVFNSSPHCFPRDENKIAYVVGLLTGKALRWAEARFQDYPNFGVSFQKFVEEFRSIFGQDLDTTALSRNLWRLRQGQRSVAEFSIDFRTQAAALGWDSGALKSAFFQALNGSIRDELMLLDEPKTLDELMTLAIRIDGRLRDRNRDRLGRRSPWGGVSTSGPSPVPPHPDPEPMQIGRTRLSPEERQRRLESRLCLFCGESGHFIAACPLRTGTKLPGRVRQ; this is encoded by the coding sequence ATGGCGATGGTTCAGACGCTTGTTTCCCGGACCAGCGTTACCGACGCCCAGCCACAAGGGGCAGCAGCGTCTAGAGTACCATCACCACCTCGGATGTCGGCTAATCGAAGTATAGCTACACCCGTTCCTGATAAGTACGCCGGTGACGCAGCTGCGTGCCGTGGTTTTCTTCTTCAGTGCAGTTTGGTGTTCAACAGTTCCCCCCACTGTTTCCCCAGAGATGAAAATAAGATAGCGTATGTGGTCGGACTGTTGACCGGTAAGGCCTTACGTTGGGCGGAGGCCCGTTTCCAGGACTACCCAAACTTTGGGGTGTCTTTTCAGAAGTTTGTAGAGGAATTCAGGAGTATTTTTGGCCAGGATTTAGATACAACCGCTCTGTCTCGTAATCTATGGAGGCTCAGACAGGGACAGAGATCAGTGGCTGAATTTTCCATTGATTTTCGGACTCAGGCAGCTGCTTTGGGTTGGGATTCGGGTGCACTAAAGAGTGCGTTTTTTCAAGCTCTTAATGGTTCCATCCGAGATGAACTGATGTTACTAGATGAGCCTAAGACTCTGGATGAACTTATGACATTGGCGATTCGTATCGACGGTCGTCTTAGGGATAGAAACAGAGACAGGCTTGGGCGGAGATCTCCGTGGGGGGGCGTTTCTACTTCAGGTCCGTCACCTGTTCCACCTcatcctgatccagaacctatGCAGATAGGTCGCACCCGCCTGTCACCTGAGGAGAGGCAGAGAAGGTTGGAGTCTagattatgtttgttttgtggtgaGTCTGGGCATTTTATAGCCGCATGCCCCCTCAGGACAGGGACTAAGCTCCCCGGGAGAGTCCGTCAGTAG